GTGCAGCAGGCGGTCGCCGCGCTGCACAGCCATGAGGTAGTCATCGGCCCGGCCGAGGATGGCGGCTATTATCTCATCGGCATGACGCGCCCGCTGCCCGAACTTTTCACCAATATGCCGTGGAGTACCGATCAGGTACTGCCGACGACATTGGCGCGGCTCAAAGCCATGGGCATAGAGCCGCTATTGCTGCCGATGCTCGCCGATTGCGACCGCCCCGAGGATCTGGAACGCTGGCCTGAACTGACAGGAAGCATCGCGCAATGACCGCCGACACCCAGCAACATGTCACGCTGCTGATCCCGACCTGGCAGGAGGAACAGTCGCTGCCCGCGACCATCGCCAATATCGCCACGCTCGACCCCGCGCCCGATGAGGTGCTGCTGGTCGATGGCGGCAGCAGTGATGCAACCATGGAACTGGCAAAACAGGCCGGTTTCCGCGCCATTATCGCGCCGCAAAAGGGGCGCGGGCCGCAGATCAATCATGGCGTTACCGAGGCAGAGAGCCCGATCATCCTGATCCTCCATGCCGACAGTATCTTGCCCGTCGATGCCATCGCCCATGTGCGCCAGACCCTTGGCGACCCGAAAATCGCGCTCGCCACCTTCCTGCCGATTATTCGTGGCAGGAAGACCCGATGGGGCACAACGCTGCACAACTGGATCAAGACCTGGTATCCCATCGTCACCCATCCGCATCTGTTTGTGCGCGGAGTGCGGCTGCTCTTCGGTGATCATGCCATGTTCTTCCGCCGCGATGACTTTCTTGCCATTGGCGGCGTACCCAGCGACGCCACCATCATGGAAGAGGCGGATCTGTGCATCGGCATGGCGACACGTGGAAAGCTGAAGATGACACGCAAGCCGGTCATCACATCGGACCGGCGCATCGCCCATTGGGGGCCGCTCAAGGCCAATTACCGCTATCTCAAAATCGGGATCATGTGGAGCTTTGGCGTGCGCAAGAAGCTGGACGATCTCTATCCTGATATCCGGTAACCTGAACGATCCCTATTTCCAGTCGAGAAACCCGGTTTCATGGCAATGTTCGACCATGCGACGCAGAGCGGGCTTGTCGATATGCGGCGCGGCGAGTCCCGCTCTCTGGGCCATGATGCGGCTTTCAAAGCGTGGCACCCGGGCAAAATAATCGAAAAACTGCGCCCCGACCTTGCGATGCACCATAAGACTGCGCCGGTCGAGCTTGGCAGGATCATAGCTTT
Above is a genomic segment from Pseudomonadota bacterium containing:
- a CDS encoding glycosyltransferase produces the protein MTADTQQHVTLLIPTWQEEQSLPATIANIATLDPAPDEVLLVDGGSSDATMELAKQAGFRAIIAPQKGRGPQINHGVTEAESPIILILHADSILPVDAIAHVRQTLGDPKIALATFLPIIRGRKTRWGTTLHNWIKTWYPIVTHPHLFVRGVRLLFGDHAMFFRRDDFLAIGGVPSDATIMEEADLCIGMATRGKLKMTRKPVITSDRRIAHWGPLKANYRYLKIGIMWSFGVRKKLDDLYPDIR